Proteins encoded by one window of Gambusia affinis linkage group LG17, SWU_Gaff_1.0, whole genome shotgun sequence:
- the mapk10 gene encoding mitogen-activated protein kinase 10 isoform X3 — protein MVFMSRHFLYNCSQPVLDVKIAFCQGFGKQVDVSYIAKHYNMSKSKVDNQFYSVEVGDSTFTVLKRYQNLKPIGSGAQGIVCAGYDAVLDRNVAIKKLSRPFQNQTHAKRAYRELVLMKCVNHKNIISLLNVFTPQKSLEEFQDVYLVMELMDANLCQVIQMELDHERMSYLLYQMLCGIKHLHSAGIIHRDLKPSNIVVKSDCTLKILDFGLARTAGTSFMMTPYVVTRYYRAPEVILGMGYKENVDIWSVGCIMGEMVRHKILFPGRDYIDQWNKVIEQLGTPSPEFMKKLQPTVRNYVENRPKYAGLTFPKLFPDCLFPADSEHNKLKASQARDLLSKMLIIDPAKRISVDEALQHPYINVWYDPAEVEAPPPQIYDKQLDEREHSIDEWKELIYKEVMNFEERTKNGVVKGQPSPSAQVQP, from the exons GTATTTATGAGCAGACATTTCTTATATAACTGCAGCCAACCAGTCCTGGATGTAAAGATAGCCTTTTGTCAG GGTTTTGGCAAACAAGTGGATGTGTCATATATTGCCAAACATTACAACATGAGCAAAAGCAAAGTGGACAACCAGTTCTACAGTGTGGAAGTGGGAGACTCCACCTTCACAGTTCTAAAGCGGTACCAGAATTTAAAGCCCATTGGTTCTGGAGCTCAGGGAATTGTCTG TGCGGGCTATGATGCTGTCCTGGACAGGAATGTAGCCATAAAGAAACTGAGCAGACCcttccagaaccagacccacGCCAAGAGGGCATACCGGGAGTTGGTGCTCATGAAATGTGTCAATCACAAAAAT atAATCAGTTTATTAAATGTCTTCACGCCACAGAAATCATTAGAGGAATTCCAAGATGT GTACCTTGTGATGGAGCTTATGGATGCCAATTTGTGCCAGGTGATTCAGATGGAGCTTGACCATGAGAGAATGTCCTATCTGCTCTACCAGATGTTATGTGGTATCAAACATCTGCACTCAGCCGGCATTATTCACAGG GATCTCAAACCAAGCAATATAGTGGTAAAGTCTGATTGCACTCTGAAGATCCTGGATTTCGGTCTGGCTAGAACTGCGGGCACTAGTTTCATGATGACCCCGTATGTGGTGACGCGATACTACAGAGCCCCAGAGGTCATCCTGGGAATGGGATACAAAGAAAACG TGGATATTTGGTCGGTGGGGTGCATCATGGGAGAAATGGTGCGCCACAAAATCCTTTTCCCTGGCCGGGACT ACATTGACCAGTGGAACAAGGTGATAGAGCAGCTGGGCACGCCCTCTCCAGAGTTCATGAAGAAGCTGCAGCCCACGGTGAGGAACTACGTGGAGAACCGGCCAAAGTACGCGGGCCTCACCTTCCCCAAGCTCTTCCCCGACTGCCTTTTCCCTGCTGACTCCGAGCACAACAAACTCAAAG CAAGCCAGGCCAGAGACCTGCTGTCTAAGATGCTGATCATCGACCCTGCTAAGCGGATATCAGTGGACGAAGCCTTACAGCACCCCTACATCAACGTGTGGTACGATCCAGCTGAGGTGGAGGCG CCTCCACCTCAGATTTACGACAAGCAGCTGGATGAAAGAGAACACTCTATAGATGAGTGGAAAG AACTAATCTACAAAGAGGTGATGAACTTTGAGGAAAGAACGAAGAATGGCGTTGTGAAGGGACAGCCTTCACCTTCAG CACAGGTGCAGCCGTGA
- the mapk10 gene encoding mitogen-activated protein kinase 10 isoform X1, translating to MVFMSRHFLYNCSQPVLDVKIAFCQGFGKQVDVSYIAKHYNMSKSKVDNQFYSVEVGDSTFTVLKRYQNLKPIGSGAQGIVCAGYDAVLDRNVAIKKLSRPFQNQTHAKRAYRELVLMKCVNHKNIISLLNVFTPQKSLEEFQDVYLVMELMDANLCQVIQMELDHERMSYLLYQMLCGIKHLHSAGIIHRDLKPSNIVVKSDCTLKILDFGLARTAGTSFMMTPYVVTRYYRAPEVILGMGYKENVDIWSVGCIMGEMVRHKILFPGRDYIDQWNKVIEQLGTPSPEFMKKLQPTVRNYVENRPKYAGLTFPKLFPDCLFPADSEHNKLKASQARDLLSKMLIIDPAKRISVDEALQHPYINVWYDPAEVEAPPPQIYDKQLDEREHSIDEWKELIYKEVMNFEERTKNGVVKGQPSPSGAAVNSSESLPPSSSINDISSMSTDQTLASDTDSSLETSAGPLGCCR from the exons GTATTTATGAGCAGACATTTCTTATATAACTGCAGCCAACCAGTCCTGGATGTAAAGATAGCCTTTTGTCAG GGTTTTGGCAAACAAGTGGATGTGTCATATATTGCCAAACATTACAACATGAGCAAAAGCAAAGTGGACAACCAGTTCTACAGTGTGGAAGTGGGAGACTCCACCTTCACAGTTCTAAAGCGGTACCAGAATTTAAAGCCCATTGGTTCTGGAGCTCAGGGAATTGTCTG TGCGGGCTATGATGCTGTCCTGGACAGGAATGTAGCCATAAAGAAACTGAGCAGACCcttccagaaccagacccacGCCAAGAGGGCATACCGGGAGTTGGTGCTCATGAAATGTGTCAATCACAAAAAT atAATCAGTTTATTAAATGTCTTCACGCCACAGAAATCATTAGAGGAATTCCAAGATGT GTACCTTGTGATGGAGCTTATGGATGCCAATTTGTGCCAGGTGATTCAGATGGAGCTTGACCATGAGAGAATGTCCTATCTGCTCTACCAGATGTTATGTGGTATCAAACATCTGCACTCAGCCGGCATTATTCACAGG GATCTCAAACCAAGCAATATAGTGGTAAAGTCTGATTGCACTCTGAAGATCCTGGATTTCGGTCTGGCTAGAACTGCGGGCACTAGTTTCATGATGACCCCGTATGTGGTGACGCGATACTACAGAGCCCCAGAGGTCATCCTGGGAATGGGATACAAAGAAAACG TGGATATTTGGTCGGTGGGGTGCATCATGGGAGAAATGGTGCGCCACAAAATCCTTTTCCCTGGCCGGGACT ACATTGACCAGTGGAACAAGGTGATAGAGCAGCTGGGCACGCCCTCTCCAGAGTTCATGAAGAAGCTGCAGCCCACGGTGAGGAACTACGTGGAGAACCGGCCAAAGTACGCGGGCCTCACCTTCCCCAAGCTCTTCCCCGACTGCCTTTTCCCTGCTGACTCCGAGCACAACAAACTCAAAG CAAGCCAGGCCAGAGACCTGCTGTCTAAGATGCTGATCATCGACCCTGCTAAGCGGATATCAGTGGACGAAGCCTTACAGCACCCCTACATCAACGTGTGGTACGATCCAGCTGAGGTGGAGGCG CCTCCACCTCAGATTTACGACAAGCAGCTGGATGAAAGAGAACACTCTATAGATGAGTGGAAAG AACTAATCTACAAAGAGGTGATGAACTTTGAGGAAAGAACGAAGAATGGCGTTGTGAAGGGACAGCCTTCACCTTCAG GTGCAGCCGTGAACAGCAGCGAGagcctccctccctcctcctctatCAACGACATCTCCTCCATGTCCACCGACCAGACCCTGGCTTCAGACACTGACAGCAGCCTGGAGACCTCCGCGGGACCCCTGGGGTGCTGCAGGTGA
- the mapk10 gene encoding mitogen-activated protein kinase 10 isoform X4: MVFMSRHFLYNCSQPVLDVKIAFCQGFGKQVDVSYIAKHYNMSKSKVDNQFYSVEVGDSTFTVLKRYQNLKPIGSGAQGIVCAGYDAVLDRNVAIKKLSRPFQNQTHAKRAYRELVLMKCVNHKNIISLLNVFTPQKSLEEFQDVYLVMELMDANLCQVIQMELDHERMSYLLYQMLCGIKHLHSAGIIHRDLKPSNIVVKSDCTLKILDFGLARTAGTSFMMTPYVVTRYYRAPEVILGMGYKENVDIWSVGCIMGEMVRHKILFPGRDYIDQWNKVIEQLGTPSPEFMKKLQPTVRNYVENRPKYAGLTFPKLFPDCLFPADSEHNKLKASQARDLLSKMLIIDPAKRISVDEALQHPYINVWYDPAEVEAPPPQIYDKQLDEREHSIDEWKELIYKEVMNFEERTKNGVVKGQPSPSGTLST, encoded by the exons GTATTTATGAGCAGACATTTCTTATATAACTGCAGCCAACCAGTCCTGGATGTAAAGATAGCCTTTTGTCAG GGTTTTGGCAAACAAGTGGATGTGTCATATATTGCCAAACATTACAACATGAGCAAAAGCAAAGTGGACAACCAGTTCTACAGTGTGGAAGTGGGAGACTCCACCTTCACAGTTCTAAAGCGGTACCAGAATTTAAAGCCCATTGGTTCTGGAGCTCAGGGAATTGTCTG TGCGGGCTATGATGCTGTCCTGGACAGGAATGTAGCCATAAAGAAACTGAGCAGACCcttccagaaccagacccacGCCAAGAGGGCATACCGGGAGTTGGTGCTCATGAAATGTGTCAATCACAAAAAT atAATCAGTTTATTAAATGTCTTCACGCCACAGAAATCATTAGAGGAATTCCAAGATGT GTACCTTGTGATGGAGCTTATGGATGCCAATTTGTGCCAGGTGATTCAGATGGAGCTTGACCATGAGAGAATGTCCTATCTGCTCTACCAGATGTTATGTGGTATCAAACATCTGCACTCAGCCGGCATTATTCACAGG GATCTCAAACCAAGCAATATAGTGGTAAAGTCTGATTGCACTCTGAAGATCCTGGATTTCGGTCTGGCTAGAACTGCGGGCACTAGTTTCATGATGACCCCGTATGTGGTGACGCGATACTACAGAGCCCCAGAGGTCATCCTGGGAATGGGATACAAAGAAAACG TGGATATTTGGTCGGTGGGGTGCATCATGGGAGAAATGGTGCGCCACAAAATCCTTTTCCCTGGCCGGGACT ACATTGACCAGTGGAACAAGGTGATAGAGCAGCTGGGCACGCCCTCTCCAGAGTTCATGAAGAAGCTGCAGCCCACGGTGAGGAACTACGTGGAGAACCGGCCAAAGTACGCGGGCCTCACCTTCCCCAAGCTCTTCCCCGACTGCCTTTTCCCTGCTGACTCCGAGCACAACAAACTCAAAG CAAGCCAGGCCAGAGACCTGCTGTCTAAGATGCTGATCATCGACCCTGCTAAGCGGATATCAGTGGACGAAGCCTTACAGCACCCCTACATCAACGTGTGGTACGATCCAGCTGAGGTGGAGGCG CCTCCACCTCAGATTTACGACAAGCAGCTGGATGAAAGAGAACACTCTATAGATGAGTGGAAAG AACTAATCTACAAAGAGGTGATGAACTTTGAGGAAAGAACGAAGAATGGCGTTGTGAAGGGACAGCCTTCACCTTCAGGTACTCTCAGTACATAA
- the mapk10 gene encoding mitogen-activated protein kinase 10 isoform X2, translated as MSKSKVDNQFYSVEVGDSTFTVLKRYQNLKPIGSGAQGIVCAGYDAVLDRNVAIKKLSRPFQNQTHAKRAYRELVLMKCVNHKNIISLLNVFTPQKSLEEFQDVYLVMELMDANLCQVIQMELDHERMSYLLYQMLCGIKHLHSAGIIHRDLKPSNIVVKSDCTLKILDFGLARTAGTSFMMTPYVVTRYYRAPEVILGMGYKENVDIWSVGCIMGEMVRHKILFPGRDYIDQWNKVIEQLGTPSPEFMKKLQPTVRNYVENRPKYAGLTFPKLFPDCLFPADSEHNKLKASQARDLLSKMLIIDPAKRISVDEALQHPYINVWYDPAEVEAPPPQIYDKQLDEREHSIDEWKELIYKEVMNFEERTKNGVVKGQPSPSGAAVNSSESLPPSSSINDISSMSTDQTLASDTDSSLETSAGPLGCCR; from the exons ATGAGCAAAAGCAAAGTGGACAACCAGTTCTACAGTGTGGAAGTGGGAGACTCCACCTTCACAGTTCTAAAGCGGTACCAGAATTTAAAGCCCATTGGTTCTGGAGCTCAGGGAATTGTCTG TGCGGGCTATGATGCTGTCCTGGACAGGAATGTAGCCATAAAGAAACTGAGCAGACCcttccagaaccagacccacGCCAAGAGGGCATACCGGGAGTTGGTGCTCATGAAATGTGTCAATCACAAAAAT atAATCAGTTTATTAAATGTCTTCACGCCACAGAAATCATTAGAGGAATTCCAAGATGT GTACCTTGTGATGGAGCTTATGGATGCCAATTTGTGCCAGGTGATTCAGATGGAGCTTGACCATGAGAGAATGTCCTATCTGCTCTACCAGATGTTATGTGGTATCAAACATCTGCACTCAGCCGGCATTATTCACAGG GATCTCAAACCAAGCAATATAGTGGTAAAGTCTGATTGCACTCTGAAGATCCTGGATTTCGGTCTGGCTAGAACTGCGGGCACTAGTTTCATGATGACCCCGTATGTGGTGACGCGATACTACAGAGCCCCAGAGGTCATCCTGGGAATGGGATACAAAGAAAACG TGGATATTTGGTCGGTGGGGTGCATCATGGGAGAAATGGTGCGCCACAAAATCCTTTTCCCTGGCCGGGACT ACATTGACCAGTGGAACAAGGTGATAGAGCAGCTGGGCACGCCCTCTCCAGAGTTCATGAAGAAGCTGCAGCCCACGGTGAGGAACTACGTGGAGAACCGGCCAAAGTACGCGGGCCTCACCTTCCCCAAGCTCTTCCCCGACTGCCTTTTCCCTGCTGACTCCGAGCACAACAAACTCAAAG CAAGCCAGGCCAGAGACCTGCTGTCTAAGATGCTGATCATCGACCCTGCTAAGCGGATATCAGTGGACGAAGCCTTACAGCACCCCTACATCAACGTGTGGTACGATCCAGCTGAGGTGGAGGCG CCTCCACCTCAGATTTACGACAAGCAGCTGGATGAAAGAGAACACTCTATAGATGAGTGGAAAG AACTAATCTACAAAGAGGTGATGAACTTTGAGGAAAGAACGAAGAATGGCGTTGTGAAGGGACAGCCTTCACCTTCAG GTGCAGCCGTGAACAGCAGCGAGagcctccctccctcctcctctatCAACGACATCTCCTCCATGTCCACCGACCAGACCCTGGCTTCAGACACTGACAGCAGCCTGGAGACCTCCGCGGGACCCCTGGGGTGCTGCAGGTGA